One Brassica napus cultivar Da-Ae chromosome C2, Da-Ae, whole genome shotgun sequence DNA window includes the following coding sequences:
- the LOC106383579 gene encoding glutathione S-transferase T3-like isoform X2, whose product MRFMVVESDDFGVVINQVSLVLITGQFVAALDGLAVWETVKEKTDNIEDKDPPKSSKIQERRRHLTLKTLFIKDVKPSLQVQSFQNLLNSQQPYPSVSDASAYGTGWPEEENEEADIVSDRKERRKWSPTEDKVLISAWLNTSKDPIVAGLQKRDSTGCKSRWGKLNEGVCKFVGCYDAATKQKSSGQSEDDVLKLAHQIFFNDYKSKFTLEHAWLELRHDEKWCGDLASKNGVTSKRRKVDNQTGQSSTSVPCSLGEEDANGVEVRPAGVKAAKRLSKAAVRKANTEEAEGKVCVDLENMWDMRQKDFALREKVNNQKLLQRLRGKTEPLTEPEQALKNKLINDLLV is encoded by the exons ATGAGGTTTATGGTTGTCGAATCCGATGATTTTGGTGTTGTAATTAACCAAGTGTCTTTGGTTTTGATAACAGGACAGTTCGTAGCAGCTTTGGATGGTTTAGCCGTGTGGGAGACAGTAAAGGAGAAGACAGATAACATTGAAGACAAAGATCCTCCAAAGAGCAGCAAGATACAGGAAAGGAGAAGACATCTCACATTGAAGACTCTCTTCATCAAAGATGTCAAACCATCTCTTCAGGTTCAGAG CTTTCAAAACCTTTTAAACAGTCAACAACCATACCCCTCTGTCTCTGATGCGTCTGCCTATGGTACTGGATGGCCTGAAGAGGAAAATGAAGAAGCAGACATCGTGAGTGACCGTAAAGAAAGGCGGAAATGGTCACCAACTGAGGAcaaggtgctcatcagtgcTTGGTTGAATACATCTAAAGACCCTATC GTTGCTGGTTTGCAGAAGAGAGACTCAACTGGCTGTAAATCGAGGTGGGGGAAGCTTAATGAGGGCGTGTGCAAGTTTGTAGGGTGCTATGATGCAGCAACTAAACAAAAATCTAGTGGGCAAAGTGAGGATGATGTTTTAAAGCTGGCTCATCAGATATTCTTCAATGATTACAAGAGCAAGTTCACACTTGAGCATGCTTGgttggagctgaggcatgaTGAAAAATGGTGTGGAGATCTGGCGAGTAAAAATGGTGTGACATCTAAGAGAAGAAAGGTTGATAACCAAACAGGACAGTCATCAACGTCAGTTCCATGTAGCCTTGGAGAAGAGGACGCAAATGGTGTGGAGGTCCGGCCTGCGGGTGTCAAAGCTGCAAAGAGACTAAGTAAAGCGGCTGTGAGGAAGGCTAACACTGAAGAAGCAGAAGGGAAGGTGTGTGTGGACCTTGAGAACATGTGGGACATGAGGCAAAAGGACTTTGCATTGAGAGAGAAGGTTAACAATCAAAAATTGCTTCAGAGGCTACGTGGCAAGACTGAGCCATTAACTGAACCAGAGCAAGCTTTGAAAAACAAGCTGATCAATGATCTGTTGGTTTGA
- the LOC106383579 gene encoding glutathione S-transferase T3-like isoform X3, protein MRFMVVESDDFGVVINQVSLVLITGQFVAALDGLAVWETVKEKTDNIEDKDPPKSSKIQERRRHLTLKTLFIKDVKPSLQVQSFQNLLNSQQPYPSVSDASAYGTGWPEEENEEADIVSDRKERRKWSPTEDKVAGLQKRDSTGCKSRWGKLNEGVCKFVGCYDAATKQKSSGQSEDDVLKLAHQIFFNDYKSKFTLEHAWLELRHDEKWCGDLASKNGVTSKRRKVDNQTGQSSTSVPCSLGEEDANGVEVRPAGVKAAKRLSKAAVRKANTEEAEGKVCVDLENMWDMRQKDFALREKVNNQKLLQRLRGKTEPLTEPEQALKNKLINDLLV, encoded by the exons ATGAGGTTTATGGTTGTCGAATCCGATGATTTTGGTGTTGTAATTAACCAAGTGTCTTTGGTTTTGATAACAGGACAGTTCGTAGCAGCTTTGGATGGTTTAGCCGTGTGGGAGACAGTAAAGGAGAAGACAGATAACATTGAAGACAAAGATCCTCCAAAGAGCAGCAAGATACAGGAAAGGAGAAGACATCTCACATTGAAGACTCTCTTCATCAAAGATGTCAAACCATCTCTTCAGGTTCAGAG CTTTCAAAACCTTTTAAACAGTCAACAACCATACCCCTCTGTCTCTGATGCGTCTGCCTATGGTACTGGATGGCCTGAAGAGGAAAATGAAGAAGCAGACATCGTGAGTGACCGTAAAGAAAGGCGGAAATGGTCACCAACTGAGGAcaag GTTGCTGGTTTGCAGAAGAGAGACTCAACTGGCTGTAAATCGAGGTGGGGGAAGCTTAATGAGGGCGTGTGCAAGTTTGTAGGGTGCTATGATGCAGCAACTAAACAAAAATCTAGTGGGCAAAGTGAGGATGATGTTTTAAAGCTGGCTCATCAGATATTCTTCAATGATTACAAGAGCAAGTTCACACTTGAGCATGCTTGgttggagctgaggcatgaTGAAAAATGGTGTGGAGATCTGGCGAGTAAAAATGGTGTGACATCTAAGAGAAGAAAGGTTGATAACCAAACAGGACAGTCATCAACGTCAGTTCCATGTAGCCTTGGAGAAGAGGACGCAAATGGTGTGGAGGTCCGGCCTGCGGGTGTCAAAGCTGCAAAGAGACTAAGTAAAGCGGCTGTGAGGAAGGCTAACACTGAAGAAGCAGAAGGGAAGGTGTGTGTGGACCTTGAGAACATGTGGGACATGAGGCAAAAGGACTTTGCATTGAGAGAGAAGGTTAACAATCAAAAATTGCTTCAGAGGCTACGTGGCAAGACTGAGCCATTAACTGAACCAGAGCAAGCTTTGAAAAACAAGCTGATCAATGATCTGTTGGTTTGA
- the LOC106383579 gene encoding glutathione S-transferase T3-like isoform X1, translating into MRFMVVESDDFGVVINQVSLVLITGQFVAALDGLAVWETVKEKTDNIEDKDPPKSSKIQERRRHLTLKTLFIKDVKPSLQVQSFQNLLNSQQPYPSVSDASAYGTGWPEEENEEADIVSDRKERRKWSPTEDKVLISAWLNTSKDPIVSNDQKAMAFWKRIATYFGASPQVAGLQKRDSTGCKSRWGKLNEGVCKFVGCYDAATKQKSSGQSEDDVLKLAHQIFFNDYKSKFTLEHAWLELRHDEKWCGDLASKNGVTSKRRKVDNQTGQSSTSVPCSLGEEDANGVEVRPAGVKAAKRLSKAAVRKANTEEAEGKVCVDLENMWDMRQKDFALREKVNNQKLLQRLRGKTEPLTEPEQALKNKLINDLLV; encoded by the exons ATGAGGTTTATGGTTGTCGAATCCGATGATTTTGGTGTTGTAATTAACCAAGTGTCTTTGGTTTTGATAACAGGACAGTTCGTAGCAGCTTTGGATGGTTTAGCCGTGTGGGAGACAGTAAAGGAGAAGACAGATAACATTGAAGACAAAGATCCTCCAAAGAGCAGCAAGATACAGGAAAGGAGAAGACATCTCACATTGAAGACTCTCTTCATCAAAGATGTCAAACCATCTCTTCAGGTTCAGAG CTTTCAAAACCTTTTAAACAGTCAACAACCATACCCCTCTGTCTCTGATGCGTCTGCCTATGGTACTGGATGGCCTGAAGAGGAAAATGAAGAAGCAGACATCGTGAGTGACCGTAAAGAAAGGCGGAAATGGTCACCAACTGAGGAcaaggtgctcatcagtgcTTGGTTGAATACATCTAAAGACCCTATCGTAAGCAATGACCAGAAAGCAATGGCTTTTTGGAAAAGAATTGCTACATATTTTGGGGCAAGTCCACAGGTTGCTGGTTTGCAGAAGAGAGACTCAACTGGCTGTAAATCGAGGTGGGGGAAGCTTAATGAGGGCGTGTGCAAGTTTGTAGGGTGCTATGATGCAGCAACTAAACAAAAATCTAGTGGGCAAAGTGAGGATGATGTTTTAAAGCTGGCTCATCAGATATTCTTCAATGATTACAAGAGCAAGTTCACACTTGAGCATGCTTGgttggagctgaggcatgaTGAAAAATGGTGTGGAGATCTGGCGAGTAAAAATGGTGTGACATCTAAGAGAAGAAAGGTTGATAACCAAACAGGACAGTCATCAACGTCAGTTCCATGTAGCCTTGGAGAAGAGGACGCAAATGGTGTGGAGGTCCGGCCTGCGGGTGTCAAAGCTGCAAAGAGACTAAGTAAAGCGGCTGTGAGGAAGGCTAACACTGAAGAAGCAGAAGGGAAGGTGTGTGTGGACCTTGAGAACATGTGGGACATGAGGCAAAAGGACTTTGCATTGAGAGAGAAGGTTAACAATCAAAAATTGCTTCAGAGGCTACGTGGCAAGACTGAGCCATTAACTGAACCAGAGCAAGCTTTGAAAAACAAGCTGATCAATGATCTGTTGGTTTGA